The following coding sequences lie in one Streptomyces albofaciens JCM 4342 genomic window:
- a CDS encoding non-oxidative hydroxyarylic acid decarboxylases subunit D has protein sequence MSEKTACPRCAHPAISQLFTSPVPGAWDVLQCEQCLYCWRTSEPARRTTRTAYPDSFKLTADDIRSAPEVPAVPPLRRGREDR, from the coding sequence ATGTCCGAGAAGACCGCCTGCCCCCGCTGTGCCCACCCCGCGATCTCACAGCTGTTCACTTCCCCCGTCCCCGGGGCGTGGGACGTCCTGCAGTGCGAGCAGTGCCTGTACTGCTGGCGCACCAGCGAACCGGCACGCCGCACCACCCGCACCGCCTACCCCGACAGCTTCAAGCTGACCGCGGACGACATCCGCAGCGCACCGGAGGTCCCCGCCGTCCCCCCGCTGCGCCGAGGCCGTGAAGACCGTTAG
- a CDS encoding quercetin 2,3-dioxygenase → MTAEYANRYRTRSHIPAEPGVPYFIEKGMGDRAHLFGDLVTIYAGGEQTENTFNFFTVEGPKGDIIPAHVHPDTYEVFYITDGAVRLFAEDLEGNQYEKLLTPGDFGFVPKNCPHAYRIERHHSRVVGVAAGPGGTFERFFENLGVPAEQLGLPHQPVIPEPEKFATVPQQYDVRFLPDHQWRTR, encoded by the coding sequence TTGACCGCCGAATACGCGAACCGCTACCGCACCCGCTCCCACATCCCCGCCGAACCAGGCGTGCCCTACTTCATCGAAAAGGGCATGGGCGACCGCGCCCACCTCTTCGGCGACCTGGTCACCATCTACGCGGGCGGGGAGCAGACCGAGAACACCTTCAACTTCTTCACCGTCGAAGGCCCCAAGGGCGACATCATCCCGGCCCACGTCCATCCCGACACCTACGAGGTCTTCTACATCACCGACGGAGCCGTGCGGCTGTTCGCCGAGGACCTTGAGGGCAACCAGTACGAGAAGCTGCTGACACCGGGCGACTTCGGCTTCGTGCCCAAGAACTGCCCGCACGCCTACCGCATCGAGCGCCACCACAGCCGCGTCGTCGGCGTCGCGGCCGGCCCCGGCGGCACCTTCGAGCGGTTCTTCGAGAACCTCGGCGTGCCCGCCGAACAGCTCGGCCTGCCGCACCAGCCCGTCATCCCGGAACCGGAGAAGTTCGCGACCGTCCCGCAGCAGTACGACGTGCGCTTCCTGCCCGACCACCAGTGGCGTACGCGGTGA